In Nostocoides sp. HKS02, the DNA window TCAGAGCCGCACGATGCGCTATCGGTCAAAAGCCTGAGTTTGATGAACAACGGCCCTGTTCATGACTTTTCATCTCGGTATGCCCGTGATCGGCCCGTTTTGCCGGATACCGCGCTCCGGTGCGGGCGTCGACGTACCACCGCAGGACGCGGGTCAACCACCCGGGGGGGCAACTCAGTGCTCTTGGCGTGCGAACCAGGGCTTGGCGAACTACGGCTTGACCGTCTCGCCCAGCTGCCGGTCACGGATGCGACGAGCTGTGGCCCATGACGCGATGCCGGTGAAGAGGACCGCCGCCAGGATCTCACCGATCCCCTCACGGACCAACTGTAGGCGCCGACCGTGCCGGCCATCGGCGCAGTGGGACAGGACTTTGCGCCTCACCGAGTCGTCAGGAAGTCGCGGCAGGCGCCGGTCTCAGGCGCCTCCGCTCGATGATGCTCGTACCTGTCACGACGCTCATGGGTGGCACGTCCGTTGCGACGACGGCACCCGCCCCGACGACCGAACCACGACCGATGGTGACTCCGGGCGTGACGGTGGCCCCGGCGCCGATCCAGACGTCCTCCTCGATGGCGATCGGGGCGTGCGTGATGAAGTCGTACCGCTCATCGAGCTCGACGGGATGGCCAGCGGTGCTCAGCGTCACCCGGGGACCGATGAGCACCCGATCACCGATGGAGATGCCGCCCAGGTCGAGGAAGAAGCATCCCTGGTTGATGAACACGCGCTCTCCGAACGAAGCGCCGAGGCCGTAGTCGCAGTAGAACGGCGGGAGGATCGACAGTGACTCGGGCACGGGGCCACCGAAGATCTCGGCGAGCAACGTCCTGCGCTCGTCGAGGTCGTCGAACGCCAGCAGGTTGAGGCGAGAGGTCAGGCTCATCACGAGCTGCACACGCTCGGCGAAGGCTCGTGACTCAGCCGTTCGGGTCTGTAGTCGTTGCTCGTTGCGCACGAGGTCGATGCTGGCACGGCTAGGGTCGAACACATGCACGAACACCAGGGGTTCGATGACGCGGCCGCGACGTGGGACGACGACCCGGGCCATGAGGAGCGGCAGGTCGCGGTGGCCCGGGCCATCGAGGAGGCCGTGACGCTGACCCCTCGGATGAGTGCACTCGACGTGGGTGGTGGCACGGGTCGGCTGAGCATCCTGCTCTCCAGACGGGTCGGTTCCGTTGTCGTGACAGACCCGTCCGCGGGGATGGTGCAGGTAGCCCGGGAGCGGATCCAGGCGGCCGGGCTCAGTGACCGACTGCGCGCCGTCCAGGTCGACCTCACGGCAGACCCGCTGGAGGGCACCTACGACGTGGTGTGGAGCTCCATGGCGTTGCACCACGTCCACGACCTCGACGCACTACTGCGGTCCCTGGCGGGACTCCTGGTCGAGGGCGGTCGACTGGCCATCGCCGACCTCGACGAGGATCGCGACGGTGCCTTCCACGCCGACAAGGCGGACTTCGACGGACACGACGGGTTCGACAGGCACCGTCTCGCCGAGCAGTTGGCCCAGGCCGGATTCGGCGCGGTCAGGTTCGTTGAGGCCACGACCATCCGCAAGGGCGACCGCGAGTTCGGCGTGTTCCTGTGCACGGCGACCAAGGGCGCCTGAGCCGAGCCGAGTGACGGCACCTCGGTCAGCCCGCGCGGAACCACCGCTTCTTGGTGGGCGGCGCATCTGCCTTGTCGCGAGGCGGGGTCTCGACGTCCGATGCGGTGCCCTCGAAAGCTTCGGCGGTGCCCTCGAGGGCGATGAGCTGGAGACTGAGGAAGTAGCCAGACTCTTGGTCTCCGGTGACGGACTCGAGCTCGACGTGACCTGATTCGGCGAGGAAGTGGAACGCGTCCAGGCCCGGGAGGCGCAGCTCCGAGATCCACACCGCCTCAAGGAAGCTCGACACCTGACGCTCCGACGTGCCAGGGCGGTAGTGGACCAGGGCGACCAGCAGACGCTCGGGGTCGTCGGTGACCTCCACCTCGACCCCAGTGAACATGACACTGGACGCCAGCCGTTGACGGAGCCTGGACGCGGCAGCGTCGATCAGCGCACCGGAGGCTGGCGGCAGGCTGGTCGTCACCGCGGTCCTGAGTCGTAAGAATTCCACGCGGTCCACGCTGGTGAGACTGCACGACGACGGTCGAATGAGCAACTGCCTCGCGTGACTGGCTTCGCGTGCCGCGTCTGGCTGGCTTGGCGTGCCCCGTCTGCCGCGAGCCGGGTCCTCCACGCGTAGGCTGGCGCAACGGCGTCTGAGAGGGATCATCGATGAAGGTTCTTGTTGTAGAGGACGACGTGGACATCCAGGATCTTGCTATCCACCTGCTCGGGCGCGCCGGGTACGACGTCGTGGTCGAGGGCGACGGTGAGGCCGGCCTGGCTGCCGCGCTGACGCAGCAACCCGACCTCGTGGTCCTGGACTGGATGATGCCGGCGATGACCGGGGTCGAGGTATGCCGGGCCATGCGTGCGGACCCTCGGGCGAAGAACATCGCCGTCCTGATGCTGACGTCCAAGGCCCAGGAGGCCGACATCGACCAGGCCTTTACCGCGGGAGCCGATGACTACATGGTCAAGCCGTTCCGGGGCAGCGAGCTGGTCAGCCGGGTCAGGTCGCTGACGGCCAGGTAGCTGTGAGCGCCAGGTGCACAGCGTCCGCCATTCGACCTGTCGTGACAGGAGTCCCCCGTGCGAGCACAGATCTTCTTCATCACCCTGGCTGTCGATGACCTCGACCGCGCCGTCAGCTTCTACCGCGACGGGCTGGGCTGGCCGACTGAGGGAGTGGTGGGCAGCGAGTTCCATGACGAGGTCACCGGCGCGGACGGGACCATCGCCTTCGTCACCCTCGAGGATGGCCTGAAGCTCGGCCTCTACGAGCGAACGAACCTCGCCAAGGACGCCAGCCTGCCCCTTGGCCACCCCAGTTCGGCGCAGTTCAGTCTCGGCATACCGGCCACCTCTCGAGAAGATGTCGACGCGATGCTCGAGCAAGCGAGCCGCGCGGGCGGGACCCTCACCGCTCCCGCCCACCTTCGGCCCTTCGGCGTCTACTCCGGTTACTTCACCGATCCCGACGGACACCTCTTCGAGGTGGCCTGGGACAGCAACGCCTAGCACCAGGAAGGGCTGACGTCGCACGCCGCGGCGCTGGCTGGGGAATGCAGGTGGGTTCCCGAACCTGTTGTTCTCGGCACTGGGCTGCCAAGATGCGTTCATGCCAGCTGCTCGCCGAGCTACGTCGTGACGACAACGAACACCCTCCGGCTCGCCGACGCCGACATCGTCTACGACGTCCATGGCGAGCTGCCGTCCCCTGACGGGCGCCCGCCGCTGTTCATGATCGGCCAGCCGATGGACGCCAGCGGCTTCATGGCCTTGGCCTCCTACTTCCCTGACCGAACGGTCGTTACCTACGACCCCCGTGGGCTGGGTCGCAGCACCCGCCACGACGGTCGCGTCGACCACGCCCCCACCGGCCAGGCCGAAGACGTCCACGCGCTGATCCAGTCGCTCGCCGCCGGCCCGGTCGAGATGTTCGCCAGCAGCGGTGGCGCCGTGACCGCACTCGCGCTCGTCGCGGCATACCCCGACGACGTCACCACGCTGGTGGCCCACGAACCGCCGCTGATCCACGTGCTCCCCGATGCCGAAGCCATAGAGCGCGCCCTCGCGGAGGTCCAGGACGCCTACCAGGCGGGCGGGCGGAACGCCGGCATGGCGGCATTCATCACGATGATCTCCTGGCGTGGAGAGTTCACACCGGCCTACTTCGACCTGCCGCCCGCCGACCCCGCCGCGTTCGGGATGCCCGGCGACGACGACGGATCCCGCGACGACCCGCTCCTGTCTGACCGCTCCTCGGCGGTGAGCGGCTACCGACTCGAACTCGAGGCCCTGGCCGCGTCGCCCACCCGCATCGTGGTCGCCGTCGGCGAAGAGTCGCTGGACATCTTCACCGGGCGGACCTCCCTGGCCGTCGCCGGGCTTCTCGGGCAGGAGCCGACGGTGTTCCCGAGCCACCACGGCGGGTTCGTCGGCGGCGACTCGGGGTATGCCGGCAAGCCCGAGGAGTTCGCGCGCACGCTCCGTGAGGTCCTCGGCTGAGGTCCCCGCGCGGCCAGCTCACCGCCGCGCTCGCCTATCGAGGCGGTAGAGGCGTCAGGCCGTACCGTTCGACCAGGTCGGGCACCCAGGGCGCGTCCTGGAAGACCAGGCCGTGCTTCTCGGCGAGCTGCGCGAGCTCGTCGGGATCGGGTGGCCCGTCCGTGAGCTGGTC includes these proteins:
- a CDS encoding class I SAM-dependent methyltransferase, translating into MHEHQGFDDAAATWDDDPGHEERQVAVARAIEEAVTLTPRMSALDVGGGTGRLSILLSRRVGSVVVTDPSAGMVQVARERIQAAGLSDRLRAVQVDLTADPLEGTYDVVWSSMALHHVHDLDALLRSLAGLLVEGGRLAIADLDEDRDGAFHADKADFDGHDGFDRHRLAEQLAQAGFGAVRFVEATTIRKGDREFGVFLCTATKGA
- a CDS encoding sugar O-acetyltransferase — translated: MSLTSRLNLLAFDDLDERRTLLAEIFGGPVPESLSILPPFYCDYGLGASFGERVFINQGCFFLDLGGISIGDRVLIGPRVTLSTAGHPVELDERYDFITHAPIAIEEDVWIGAGATVTPGVTIGRGSVVGAGAVVATDVPPMSVVTGTSIIERRRLRPAPAATS
- a CDS encoding response regulator transcription factor, giving the protein MKVLVVEDDVDIQDLAIHLLGRAGYDVVVEGDGEAGLAAALTQQPDLVVLDWMMPAMTGVEVCRAMRADPRAKNIAVLMLTSKAQEADIDQAFTAGADDYMVKPFRGSELVSRVRSLTAR
- a CDS encoding VOC family protein, with translation MRAQIFFITLAVDDLDRAVSFYRDGLGWPTEGVVGSEFHDEVTGADGTIAFVTLEDGLKLGLYERTNLAKDASLPLGHPSSAQFSLGIPATSREDVDAMLEQASRAGGTLTAPAHLRPFGVYSGYFTDPDGHLFEVAWDSNA
- a CDS encoding alpha/beta fold hydrolase, with translation MTTTNTLRLADADIVYDVHGELPSPDGRPPLFMIGQPMDASGFMALASYFPDRTVVTYDPRGLGRSTRHDGRVDHAPTGQAEDVHALIQSLAAGPVEMFASSGGAVTALALVAAYPDDVTTLVAHEPPLIHVLPDAEAIERALAEVQDAYQAGGRNAGMAAFITMISWRGEFTPAYFDLPPADPAAFGMPGDDDGSRDDPLLSDRSSAVSGYRLELEALAASPTRIVVAVGEESLDIFTGRTSLAVAGLLGQEPTVFPSHHGGFVGGDSGYAGKPEEFARTLREVLG